Proteins encoded in a region of the Mycolicibacterium chitae genome:
- a CDS encoding glycine hydroxymethyltransferase — protein sequence MTADSTVSSSTAAPGAEYAATASAAYRAALEVIESVEPRVAAATRKELADQRDSLKLIASENYASPAVLLTMGTWFSDKYAEGTVGHRFYAACQNVDTVEALAAEHARELFGAPYAYAQPHSGIDANLVAYWAILATRVEAPGLAELGAKHVNDLSEADWEKLRAKLGNQRLLGMSLDTGGHLTHGFRPNISGKMFHQRQYGTDPATGFIDYDAVAAAAREFKPLVLVAGYSAYPRRVNFAKMREIADEVGATLMVDMAHFAGLVAGKVFTGDEDPVPHAHVTTTTTHKSLRGPRGGLVLATEEYAPAVDKGCPMVLGGPLSHVMAAKAVALAEARRPEFRTYAQAVADNAQALADGFVKRDAGLVTGGTDNHLVLLDVTSFGLTGRQAESALLDAGIVTNRNAIPADPNGAWYTSGIRLGTPALTTRGFGADDFDRVAELVVDVLKNTTPSGGAAGSVSKAKYTLADGTAERVHAAAAELLDANPLYPGLTL from the coding sequence ATGACTGCAGATTCCACCGTTTCCAGCTCGACCGCCGCCCCGGGTGCGGAGTACGCGGCGACCGCGAGCGCCGCGTACCGCGCCGCGCTCGAGGTCATCGAGTCGGTGGAGCCCCGCGTCGCCGCGGCCACCCGCAAGGAACTGGCCGATCAGCGTGACTCGCTCAAGCTGATCGCCAGCGAGAACTACGCGTCGCCGGCGGTGCTGCTGACCATGGGGACCTGGTTCTCCGACAAGTACGCCGAGGGCACCGTCGGGCACCGCTTCTACGCGGCCTGCCAGAACGTCGACACCGTCGAGGCGCTGGCCGCCGAGCATGCCCGCGAGCTGTTCGGCGCGCCCTACGCCTACGCCCAGCCGCACTCCGGCATCGATGCGAACCTGGTGGCCTACTGGGCCATCCTGGCCACCCGGGTCGAGGCGCCGGGCCTGGCCGAACTGGGCGCCAAGCACGTCAACGACCTGTCCGAGGCGGACTGGGAGAAGCTGCGGGCCAAGCTGGGCAACCAGCGGCTGCTGGGCATGTCCCTGGACACCGGCGGTCACCTCACGCACGGCTTCCGGCCCAACATCTCCGGCAAGATGTTCCACCAGCGGCAGTACGGGACGGATCCGGCTACTGGCTTTATCGACTACGACGCCGTCGCCGCGGCCGCCCGCGAGTTCAAGCCGCTGGTGCTGGTCGCCGGCTACTCGGCCTACCCGCGCCGGGTGAACTTCGCCAAGATGCGCGAGATCGCCGACGAGGTGGGCGCCACCCTGATGGTCGATATGGCGCACTTCGCCGGTCTGGTCGCCGGCAAGGTCTTCACCGGCGACGAGGACCCGGTGCCGCACGCGCACGTCACCACCACCACGACGCACAAGTCGCTGCGTGGTCCGCGCGGCGGGTTGGTGCTGGCCACCGAGGAGTACGCGCCGGCCGTCGACAAGGGCTGCCCGATGGTGCTCGGCGGCCCGCTGTCGCACGTGATGGCGGCCAAGGCCGTCGCGTTGGCCGAGGCCCGTCGCCCCGAGTTCCGCACCTACGCCCAGGCCGTCGCCGACAACGCGCAGGCGCTGGCCGACGGCTTCGTCAAGCGCGACGCGGGCCTGGTCACCGGCGGCACCGACAACCACCTGGTGCTGCTGGACGTGACGTCGTTCGGGCTGACCGGCCGTCAGGCCGAGTCCGCGCTGCTCGACGCCGGCATCGTCACCAACCGGAACGCGATCCCGGCCGACCCGAACGGCGCCTGGTACACCAGCGGCATCCGGCTGGGCACGCCCGCGCTGACCACCCGCGGCTTTGGCGCCGACGACTTCGATCGGGTGGCCGAACTCGTGGTCGACGTGCTGAAGAACACAACACCATCGGGCGGCGCGGCAGGTTCCGTATCCAAGGCCAAGTACACCCTGGCCGACGGCACCGCCGAGCGGGTGCACGCCGCGGCGGCCGAGCTGCTCGACGCCAACCCGCTGTACCCCGGGTTGACGCTGTAG
- a CDS encoding DUF732 domain-containing protein has protein sequence MRKSVVAMFVGGSAVAAAIAVAPVAQADQLGYVINVTLGPGYNFPNAEAALDYGYMLCDRIAAGDSYPAMAEQIKRDFGPDEYKVSYLLSQSAQELCPAQTWQLRQSVGDGYRPAP, from the coding sequence ATGAGGAAGTCAGTGGTGGCGATGTTCGTGGGCGGCAGCGCGGTGGCCGCGGCAATCGCGGTGGCGCCGGTGGCGCAGGCCGATCAGTTGGGCTACGTCATCAACGTGACGTTGGGCCCCGGCTACAACTTCCCGAACGCGGAGGCCGCCCTGGACTACGGCTACATGCTGTGCGACCGGATCGCCGCCGGCGACAGCTACCCGGCGATGGCCGAGCAGATCAAGCGCGACTTCGGCCCCGACGAGTACAAGGTGTCCTACCTGCTGAGCCAGTCCGCGCAGGAACTGTGCCCGGCGCAGACCTGGCAGCTGCGCCAGTCGGTCGGCGACGGATACCGCCCCGCGCCCTAG
- a CDS encoding MFS transporter, translated as MTTMKLSPWRAAIASFVGTTVEFYDFLIYGTAAALVFPKLFFPEAEPSVGVLLSFATFGVGFVARPLGGIVFGHFGDRVGRKRMLVYSLLLMGGSTVAMGLLPSYAQIGVAAPILLTVLRLLQGFAVGGEWGGATLMAVEHAPASRKGFFGAFPQMGAPAGTALATLAFFTVAQLPDAQFLSWGWRIPFLASAVLIIIGLVIRLSLAESPDFAAVRERAATVRIPVAEAFRKHWRQILLVAGAYLSQGVFAYICVAYLVSYGTTVAGIGRTEALFGVFVAGVVAVLTYPLFGALSDRVGRKPVFFGGVVAMGAAVFPTFALINTGNAALFLAALVLVFGLAMAPAAGVTGSLFSLVFDADVRYSAVSVGYTLSQVLGSAFAPTIAVALYSATETSDSIAAYLIAVSVISAISVAFLPGPWRIRRASPD; from the coding sequence ATGACGACGATGAAGCTTTCTCCGTGGCGGGCGGCGATCGCGAGTTTCGTCGGCACGACGGTCGAGTTCTACGACTTCCTGATCTACGGAACCGCCGCCGCGCTGGTGTTCCCGAAGCTGTTCTTCCCGGAGGCCGAGCCGTCGGTCGGCGTGCTGCTGTCCTTCGCGACCTTCGGCGTCGGCTTCGTGGCGCGGCCGCTCGGCGGGATCGTGTTCGGCCACTTCGGCGATCGGGTGGGCCGCAAGCGGATGCTGGTGTACTCGCTGCTGCTCATGGGCGGCTCCACCGTCGCCATGGGTCTGCTGCCCAGCTACGCCCAGATCGGTGTGGCCGCACCGATTCTGCTGACCGTGCTGCGGCTGCTGCAGGGCTTCGCGGTGGGCGGCGAGTGGGGCGGGGCCACCCTGATGGCCGTCGAGCACGCGCCGGCGTCGCGCAAGGGTTTCTTCGGGGCCTTCCCGCAGATGGGCGCACCGGCCGGGACCGCGCTGGCCACCCTGGCGTTCTTCACCGTCGCGCAGTTGCCCGACGCGCAGTTCCTGTCCTGGGGTTGGCGGATCCCGTTCCTGGCCAGCGCCGTGCTGATCATCATCGGCCTAGTGATCCGGCTGTCGCTGGCCGAGAGCCCGGACTTCGCCGCGGTGCGCGAGCGCGCCGCCACCGTCCGGATCCCGGTGGCCGAGGCGTTCCGCAAGCACTGGCGGCAGATCCTGCTGGTGGCCGGCGCCTACCTGTCCCAGGGTGTGTTCGCCTACATCTGCGTGGCGTACCTGGTGTCCTACGGGACGACGGTCGCCGGGATCGGACGCACCGAGGCGCTGTTCGGCGTGTTCGTCGCCGGGGTGGTCGCGGTGCTGACCTATCCGCTGTTCGGCGCACTGTCGGACCGGGTGGGCCGCAAGCCGGTATTCTTCGGCGGCGTGGTGGCGATGGGCGCCGCGGTCTTCCCGACCTTCGCGCTGATCAACACCGGCAACGCGGCACTGTTCCTGGCGGCCCTGGTGCTGGTGTTCGGGCTGGCGATGGCGCCCGCGGCCGGCGTCACCGGATCACTGTTCAGCCTGGTGTTCGACGCCGACGTCCGCTACAGCGCGGTCTCGGTGGGCTACACGCTCTCGCAGGTGCTGGGCTCGGCGTTCGCGCCGACCATCGCGGTGGCGCTGTATTCGGCCACCGAGACCAGCGACTCGATCGCGGCCTATCTGATTGCCGTATCGGTCATTTCGGCGATCTCGGTGGCATTTCTGCCCGGCCCGTGGCGCATCCGCCGGGCCTCGCCGGACTAG
- a CDS encoding DUF885 domain-containing protein, with protein sequence MEPASLIREYLLLGLRFDRIEEGYVDSFTGDPALRHQVADEPAPDAADLSRQARRLLAALPEVPRRDGFDETRAAYLGAHLRALECAARKFAGTDVGFVDEVRAYFDVDITKGDQDRYREAHARLDEVLGGTGPLVDRMEADRRADEIPPERLGECIAAFSSALRDRVRAEFPLPEAETIDYEIVTDKPWSGFNYYHGDYRSTVAVNADLKQQMANLPSLVAHESYPGHHTEHCRKEAGLVEGLDQQEQTIFLVNTPQCLMAEGLADLALYAAIGPEWGSWAAEIYADLGLRFDAERAQAISAARATLADVRQDAALMLHDEHRDLDDVVAYVRRWLLVDETRARQMMRFLSSPLWRAYTSTYVEGYRLLRPWLDDRPEGVSLTQRFGRLLDEPLIPSTLRAAA encoded by the coding sequence ATGGAACCCGCCTCGTTGATCCGCGAGTATCTGTTGCTGGGCCTGCGCTTCGACCGCATCGAAGAGGGCTACGTGGACTCGTTCACCGGCGACCCCGCGCTGCGCCACCAGGTTGCCGACGAGCCCGCACCGGACGCCGCCGACCTGTCCCGGCAGGCCCGACGCCTGCTGGCCGCGTTGCCCGAGGTGCCGCGTCGCGACGGGTTCGACGAGACCCGCGCCGCCTATCTGGGCGCCCACCTGCGCGCGCTGGAATGCGCGGCCCGCAAGTTCGCCGGGACCGACGTCGGCTTCGTCGACGAGGTCCGCGCCTACTTCGACGTCGACATCACCAAGGGCGATCAGGACCGCTACCGCGAGGCGCACGCCCGGCTCGACGAGGTGCTGGGCGGCACCGGCCCGCTCGTCGACCGGATGGAGGCCGACCGGCGCGCCGACGAGATCCCCCCGGAGCGCCTCGGCGAATGCATCGCGGCGTTCTCCAGCGCGCTGCGCGACCGGGTGCGCGCGGAGTTCCCGCTGCCCGAGGCCGAGACCATCGACTACGAGATCGTCACCGACAAGCCCTGGTCGGGGTTCAACTACTACCACGGGGACTACCGCTCGACGGTGGCCGTCAATGCCGACCTCAAGCAGCAGATGGCCAACCTGCCGTCGCTGGTGGCCCACGAGTCCTACCCGGGCCACCACACCGAGCACTGCCGCAAGGAGGCCGGGCTGGTCGAGGGCCTCGATCAGCAGGAACAGACCATCTTCCTGGTCAACACGCCCCAGTGCCTGATGGCCGAGGGGCTGGCCGACCTGGCGCTCTACGCCGCGATCGGTCCGGAATGGGGCAGCTGGGCCGCGGAGATCTACGCCGACCTGGGCCTGCGGTTCGACGCCGAACGCGCCCAGGCGATCTCGGCGGCCCGCGCCACGCTGGCCGATGTGCGCCAGGACGCCGCGCTGATGCTGCACGACGAGCACCGCGACCTCGACGACGTCGTCGCCTACGTACGGCGCTGGTTGCTGGTCGACGAGACCCGCGCCCGGCAGATGATGCGGTTCTTGTCCTCGCCTTTGTGGCGGGCCTACACCAGCACCTATGTCGAGGGTTATCGGTTGTTGCGGCCCTGGCTGGACGACCGGCCGGAGGGGGTGAGCCTGACCCAGCGGTTCGGTCGCCTGCTCGACGAGCCGCTGATCCCGTCGACCCTGCGCGCCGCGGCCTGA
- a CDS encoding acyl-ACP desaturase, producing the protein MAEFPIANALTLELEPVVAENLQRHLDTAEEWFAHDYVPFEQGENFAFLGGRDWEPSQQTLPQHVVDACEILQITKDNLAGYHRELVEHFILEWKWGRFIGRWTAEEHLHAIVMRNYLVVTRNFDPTANEDVRVDHVMNKGYRASSFTQIETLVFMALFERSFAVFCRRTAEQTEEPILKSLLNRIAVDEERHEVFFANLVRWCVQYDEAETIAAVARRAKELQVPGADIDAFAGKVANVAEAGIFGPEQLRQVISDEITAFGLDDREELREFICA; encoded by the coding sequence ATGGCTGAGTTCCCCATTGCCAACGCCTTGACCCTCGAGCTGGAGCCGGTGGTCGCAGAGAACCTGCAGCGTCACCTGGACACCGCCGAAGAGTGGTTCGCCCACGACTACGTGCCGTTCGAACAGGGCGAGAACTTCGCGTTCCTGGGCGGCCGGGACTGGGAGCCCTCGCAGCAGACGCTGCCGCAGCACGTCGTCGACGCCTGCGAGATCCTGCAGATCACCAAGGACAACCTCGCCGGGTATCACCGCGAACTCGTCGAGCACTTCATCCTGGAGTGGAAGTGGGGCCGGTTCATCGGCCGCTGGACCGCCGAGGAACACCTGCACGCCATCGTGATGCGCAACTACCTGGTGGTCACCCGCAACTTCGACCCGACCGCCAACGAGGACGTCCGCGTCGACCACGTGATGAACAAGGGCTACCGGGCCAGTTCCTTCACCCAGATCGAGACCCTGGTCTTCATGGCGCTCTTCGAGCGCAGCTTCGCGGTGTTCTGCCGGCGTACGGCCGAGCAGACCGAGGAGCCCATCCTGAAGTCGCTGCTGAACCGGATCGCCGTCGACGAGGAACGCCACGAGGTGTTCTTCGCCAACCTGGTGCGCTGGTGTGTGCAGTACGACGAGGCCGAGACGATCGCGGCGGTCGCGCGGCGCGCCAAGGAACTGCAGGTTCCGGGCGCCGACATCGACGCCTTCGCCGGCAAGGTCGCCAACGTCGCCGAGGCCGGGATCTTCGGCCCCGAGCAACTGCGCCAGGTGATCTCCGACGAAATCACCGCCTTCGGGCTGGACGACCGCGAAGAACTCCGCGAGTTCATCTGCGCGTAA
- a CDS encoding cation:proton antiporter domain-containing protein: MHSTIAITLTVMVFGYAVMSAIVHRWYVAPALIFVAAGMLLGPSGLGVLPESEDADTFTVLAQLALTVILFNHAVAVVTGGLRGRITGRLLLIGIPLTLILGTVTALLLLPVLPLWEAVCLAAILAPTEVALIEALLEDRRIPEQVRHALSVESGLYDGFALATLLAAIAVASGSAEDESATAWVLFAVRTELLSVAVGAGVGLLGSMVIVYSVRRHWMSKTWAQLATLAVALLCFQVGETLHASGFVAAFVGGLVYAVVSRRAGQVLPTQVTDATGKLLELLVFALFGAYLLVSGWRDATWQVVLFAVLALVVVRMAAVAAALWGTEAPLRSRLFIGWFGPRGIGSLVLAMIVLGRGELEHSDLLVQVTVVAVSISLVLSSVTVPCGIRLVSVDRLVRSGP; encoded by the coding sequence ATGCACTCGACCATCGCGATCACCCTGACGGTCATGGTGTTCGGCTACGCCGTGATGTCGGCGATCGTGCACCGGTGGTACGTCGCGCCCGCCCTGATCTTCGTCGCGGCGGGAATGCTGCTGGGGCCGTCGGGCCTCGGGGTCCTGCCCGAGAGCGAGGACGCCGACACCTTTACCGTGCTGGCGCAGCTGGCGCTGACCGTCATCCTGTTCAACCACGCCGTCGCCGTGGTGACCGGCGGCTTGCGTGGGCGCATCACCGGTCGGCTGCTGCTGATCGGCATCCCGCTGACGCTGATCCTGGGCACCGTCACCGCGCTGCTTCTGCTGCCGGTGCTGCCGCTGTGGGAGGCGGTCTGCCTGGCCGCGATCCTGGCGCCCACCGAGGTCGCGCTGATCGAGGCGCTGTTGGAGGACCGCCGGATCCCCGAGCAGGTTCGGCATGCGCTGTCGGTGGAATCCGGGCTGTACGACGGGTTCGCCCTGGCGACGCTGCTCGCGGCCATCGCGGTGGCCTCCGGCAGCGCCGAGGACGAGAGCGCGACGGCGTGGGTGCTGTTCGCGGTGCGCACCGAGTTGCTGTCGGTGGCGGTGGGCGCGGGCGTCGGGCTGTTGGGCTCGATGGTCATCGTGTACTCGGTGCGGCGGCACTGGATGAGCAAGACCTGGGCGCAGTTGGCGACGCTGGCCGTGGCGCTGCTGTGCTTCCAGGTGGGGGAGACCCTGCACGCCAGCGGCTTCGTGGCGGCGTTCGTGGGCGGGCTGGTGTACGCGGTGGTCAGCCGGCGCGCGGGGCAGGTGCTGCCCACCCAGGTCACCGATGCGACGGGAAAACTGCTCGAACTGCTGGTCTTCGCACTGTTCGGCGCCTACCTGCTGGTGTCCGGTTGGCGCGACGCCACCTGGCAGGTGGTGCTGTTCGCGGTGCTGGCGTTGGTGGTGGTGCGGATGGCCGCGGTGGCGGCGGCGCTGTGGGGCACCGAGGCGCCGCTGCGCAGCCGGTTGTTCATCGGTTGGTTCGGGCCGCGCGGGATCGGCAGCCTGGTGCTGGCGATGATCGTGCTGGGCCGCGGCGAACTCGAACACAGCGATCTGTTGGTTCAGGTCACGGTGGTCGCGGTGAGCATCAGCCTGGTGCTGAGCAGCGTGACCGTGCCGTGCGGGATCCGGCTGGTGTCGGTCGATCGGCTTGTCCGGTCTGGCCCCTGA
- a CDS encoding PhoH family protein, with product MSDSPKAQSDNSSEGLRTYVLDTSVLLSDPWAATRFAEHEVVVPLVVISELEAKRHHHELGWFARQALRMFDDLRLEHGRLDQPIPVGTQGGSLHVELNHSDPNVLPAGFRTDTNDARILTCAANLAAEGKRVTLVSKDIPLRVKAGAVGLAADEYRAQDVITSGWTGMTELDVVPEDVDTLFADGELDLEQARDLPCHTGIRLLGGTSHALGRVNADKRVQLVRGDREVFGLRGRSAEQRVALDLLLDESVGIVSLGGKAGTGKSALALCAGLEAVLERRTQRKVVVFRPLYAVGGQDLGYLPGSESEKMGPWAQAVFDTLEGLASPAVLEEVLARGMLEVLPLTHIRGRSLHDSFVIVDEAQSLERNVLLTVLSRLGTGSRVVLTHDVAQRDNLRVGRHDGVAAVIEKLKGHPLFAHITLLRSERSPIAALVTEMLEEITPSALS from the coding sequence GTGAGTGATTCACCGAAGGCTCAGTCGGACAACTCGTCGGAAGGCCTGCGGACCTATGTCCTGGACACCTCCGTCCTGCTTTCCGACCCTTGGGCGGCCACCCGGTTCGCCGAGCACGAGGTTGTCGTACCGCTGGTCGTGATCAGCGAGCTCGAGGCCAAGCGGCACCATCACGAACTCGGTTGGTTCGCGCGTCAGGCGCTGCGTATGTTCGATGATCTCCGACTGGAGCACGGGCGCCTCGACCAACCGATTCCCGTTGGGACGCAGGGTGGTTCGCTGCATGTCGAGCTGAATCACAGCGATCCGAACGTGCTGCCGGCGGGGTTCCGGACCGACACCAACGACGCCCGCATCCTGACCTGCGCGGCGAACCTGGCCGCCGAGGGCAAACGGGTCACGCTGGTCAGCAAGGACATCCCGCTGCGGGTCAAGGCCGGCGCCGTCGGCCTGGCCGCCGACGAGTACCGCGCCCAGGACGTCATCACCTCGGGCTGGACCGGGATGACCGAGCTCGACGTGGTGCCCGAGGACGTCGACACCCTGTTCGCCGACGGCGAGCTGGACCTCGAACAGGCGCGAGACCTGCCCTGCCACACCGGGATTCGGCTGCTCGGCGGTACCTCGCACGCGCTGGGCCGGGTCAACGCCGACAAGCGCGTGCAACTGGTGCGCGGCGACCGCGAGGTGTTCGGGCTGCGGGGCCGCTCCGCCGAACAGCGCGTCGCGCTGGATCTGCTGCTGGACGAGTCGGTGGGCATCGTGTCGCTCGGCGGCAAGGCCGGCACCGGCAAGTCGGCGCTGGCCCTGTGCGCCGGCCTGGAGGCCGTGCTGGAGCGCCGCACCCAGCGCAAGGTCGTGGTCTTCCGCCCGCTGTATGCCGTCGGCGGCCAGGATCTGGGCTACCTGCCCGGTAGCGAGAGCGAGAAGATGGGCCCGTGGGCGCAGGCCGTCTTCGACACCCTCGAAGGCCTGGCCAGCCCGGCCGTCCTCGAGGAGGTGCTGGCCCGCGGCATGCTGGAGGTGCTGCCGCTGACCCACATCCGCGGCCGCTCGCTGCACGACTCGTTCGTCATCGTCGACGAGGCGCAGTCGCTGGAGCGCAACGTGCTGCTGACCGTGCTGTCGCGATTGGGGACCGGCTCGCGGGTGGTGCTCACCCACGACGTGGCGCAGCGCGACAACCTGCGGGTGGGTCGTCACGACGGGGTCGCCGCGGTCATCGAGAAGCTCAAGGGGCATCCGCTGTTCGCGCACATCACCCTGCTGCGCAGCGAGCGCTCGCCGATCGCCGCGCTGGTCACCGAGATGCTCGAGGAGATCACCCCGAGCGCGCTGTCCTGA